A stretch of Carnobacteriaceae bacterium zg-C25 DNA encodes these proteins:
- a CDS encoding beta-galactosidase, giving the protein MEEFRVSDQFYLNGKPFKILSGAIHYFRVPSEDWYHSLYNLKALGFNTVETYVPWNLHEFKKGQFDFSGMLNIEAFLETAKSLGLYAIVRPSPFICSEWEFGGLPAWLLNEKNMRIRSSDPKFLNTVNQYFDELLPRLVKHQLHEGGNILMFQVENEYGSYGEDKAYLRAIKQMMEEKGITMPLFTSDGPWRATLRSGSLIEDDVLVTGNFGSRANDNFDNMQKFFDEHGKKWPLMCMEFWDGWFNRWNEPIIKRDGEDLAQSVLEALQRGSVNLYMFHGGTNFGFMNGCSARGRLDLHQITSYDYDALLNEQGNPTPKYYAVQKMMNEHFPQYPTMEPLVKKTMRSQAELKNSVNLFDTLHTLGHPANSLYPQTMEALGQNIGYTLYRTKAEKDANRERYRVIDGSDYLQFFVNGELLATQYQMEIGEDIFADLTQDVNQIDILVENMGRVNYGHKLLANTQHKGIRTGVCADLHFMTNWEQYTFEWTKCPTVDYTKVAKPNRPTFYQYDLTLDEAEDTFLDLSTFGKGITFVNGINVGRYWNVGPIGSLYVPKAFLNVGHNEIVVFDVEGQGQNTLQTQNEHVLIAVTGENK; this is encoded by the coding sequence ATGGAAGAATTCAGAGTATCTGATCAGTTTTATCTTAATGGCAAACCGTTCAAAATTCTTTCTGGAGCCATTCATTATTTCCGCGTGCCAAGTGAGGATTGGTATCATTCGTTATATAACTTAAAAGCACTTGGCTTTAATACGGTTGAAACGTATGTGCCGTGGAATTTGCACGAATTTAAAAAGGGGCAGTTCGATTTTTCGGGAATGCTAAATATTGAGGCGTTTTTGGAAACGGCAAAATCATTAGGACTGTATGCTATTGTTAGACCATCACCATTTATTTGTTCTGAATGGGAATTTGGTGGCTTGCCAGCGTGGTTGCTCAATGAAAAAAACATGCGCATACGCTCAAGTGATCCAAAATTTTTAAATACTGTCAATCAATATTTTGATGAATTATTGCCACGATTGGTGAAACATCAACTACATGAAGGTGGCAACATACTCATGTTCCAAGTTGAAAATGAATACGGTTCGTACGGCGAAGATAAAGCGTATTTAAGAGCAATCAAACAGATGATGGAAGAAAAAGGGATAACAATGCCGTTATTCACATCGGATGGACCGTGGCGTGCAACGTTACGAAGCGGTAGTTTGATTGAAGATGATGTGCTGGTTACGGGAAACTTTGGTTCGCGAGCAAACGACAATTTTGACAACATGCAAAAATTCTTTGATGAGCATGGCAAAAAATGGCCACTCATGTGTATGGAATTTTGGGACGGTTGGTTTAATCGCTGGAATGAACCGATTATTAAACGTGATGGCGAAGACTTAGCGCAGTCTGTATTGGAGGCTTTGCAACGAGGCAGTGTAAATCTATACATGTTTCATGGGGGAACAAACTTTGGATTTATGAACGGCTGTTCGGCAAGAGGACGGTTGGATTTGCACCAAATTACGTCATATGATTACGACGCACTTTTAAATGAGCAAGGTAATCCAACACCAAAATATTACGCCGTGCAAAAGATGATGAACGAACATTTCCCACAGTATCCGACAATGGAACCGTTGGTGAAAAAAACAATGCGTTCGCAAGCTGAGTTGAAAAACAGTGTTAATTTATTTGACACGTTACATACGTTAGGGCATCCGGCAAATAGTTTGTATCCGCAAACGATGGAGGCTTTAGGACAAAATATTGGTTACACGTTGTATCGCACAAAAGCGGAAAAAGATGCAAATAGGGAAAGATACCGTGTGATTGACGGTAGTGATTATTTACAGTTTTTTGTAAATGGGGAATTGCTTGCTACTCAATATCAGATGGAAATAGGGGAAGATATATTCGCTGATTTAACACAAGATGTGAATCAAATTGATATTTTAGTGGAAAATATGGGACGTGTAAATTACGGCCATAAATTATTAGCGAATACACAACATAAAGGGATTAGAACAGGTGTGTGTGCCGATTTACATTTTATGACAAATTGGGAACAATACACATTTGAATGGACAAAATGTCCAACTGTTGATTATACGAAAGTTGCAAAACCAAATCGACCAACGTTTTATCAATATGATTTAACGCTTGATGAAGCAGAAGATACATTTTTAGATTTATCTACATTTGGCAAAGGGATTACTTTTGTGAATGGTATCAATGTTGGGAGATATTGGAATGTTGGTCCAATTGGATCGTTATATGTGCCAAAAGCATTTTTAAATGTAGGGCACAACGAGATTGTCGTTTTTGACGTTGAAGGTCAAGGTCAAAACACGTTACAAACTCAAAATGAACATGTTTTAATTGCCGTAACTGGCGAAAATAAATAA
- a CDS encoding PTS system mannose/fructose/N-acetylgalactosamine-transporter subunit IIB, with translation MTIVGARIDGRLIHGQVANLWSSKLQVSRIMVIDDNVAENDVEKQGLKLACPPGVKLSVLPVAKAAENILAGKYDSQRLFIVARYPDRFLRLVEAGVPLELLNVGNMSQTSETRSVTRSINVVDADIEAFDALNAKGVKLTAQMVPNDAPKDFLQLLSSVR, from the coding sequence ATGACAATTGTTGGTGCACGTATCGACGGACGTTTAATTCACGGTCAAGTAGCTAACTTATGGTCTTCAAAATTACAAGTTAGTCGTATCATGGTTATCGATGACAATGTGGCAGAAAACGATGTTGAAAAACAAGGGTTGAAGCTAGCTTGCCCACCTGGAGTAAAATTAAGCGTACTTCCAGTAGCAAAAGCAGCAGAAAACATTTTAGCAGGTAAATATGACTCTCAACGTTTATTTATTGTAGCGCGCTATCCAGATCGTTTCTTACGTTTAGTAGAAGCAGGCGTTCCATTAGAATTATTAAACGTTGGAAATATGTCACAAACATCTGAAACACGTTCTGTGACACGTTCAATTAATGTAGTTGATGCTGATATTGAAGCGTTTGATGCATTAAACGCTAAAGGTGTTAAATTGACTGCACAAATGGTGCCAAATGACGCACCGAAAGATTTCTTACAATTGCTTTCAAGTGTAAGATAA